From a region of the Gemmatimonadota bacterium genome:
- a CDS encoding phytanoyl-CoA dioxygenase family protein has protein sequence MNNIQPTPINPGVKQVPPLNTDQIAQFKRDGFLVLPGVLDSELCHKARESLWAAVEAHLPAMKRGEPSTWTPFDDEVSGHLNARRPEIGGDPYFFTEGHRFYVRNGTEPYMLDLAPRALWRVAEQLLGQGTVVWPAGADESGMTTGPCFMSDDAVAGLATHGVEETGQGHEKGSFTTEAALRLPRTGPVWSTGQGTRGLYCTLPGSPSPGPDYRGAHTDGACYGRVRFQVAAYIDDLPPGSGGFTVWPGSHSRIWREQWRAFLGGAKHMDEHLAGRKPGYNDPVIQRIKRDTQPVDCHGPAGTAVLWHTKILHIAGQNTSTDVIRQATIYGFLKTPESLPDSLMTDHTNMDIWRDWSDEVRAVDERRQ, from the coding sequence ATGAATAACATCCAACCAACCCCGATCAATCCGGGCGTAAAGCAAGTCCCGCCCCTGAACACGGACCAGATAGCCCAATTCAAGCGAGACGGTTTCCTCGTGCTGCCAGGTGTGCTCGACTCCGAATTGTGCCACAAGGCCAGGGAGTCGCTGTGGGCCGCGGTTGAGGCACACCTTCCCGCCATGAAACGAGGCGAACCCTCCACCTGGACACCGTTCGACGATGAAGTAAGCGGCCATCTTAACGCAAGGCGGCCCGAGATCGGAGGCGACCCCTATTTCTTCACCGAAGGCCACCGCTTCTATGTTCGCAACGGCACTGAGCCATACATGCTCGACCTGGCCCCGAGGGCCCTTTGGCGGGTCGCAGAGCAACTGCTGGGCCAGGGCACGGTTGTATGGCCCGCCGGAGCGGATGAGTCCGGCATGACGACGGGGCCGTGCTTCATGTCCGACGACGCGGTTGCCGGTCTGGCCACGCATGGTGTCGAAGAGACCGGACAGGGGCATGAGAAGGGATCCTTTACCACGGAAGCAGCGCTGCGCCTGCCCAGGACGGGTCCGGTGTGGTCCACCGGGCAAGGGACGCGCGGCCTGTACTGCACCCTGCCGGGCAGCCCGTCTCCCGGGCCGGATTACCGCGGCGCCCATACGGACGGCGCTTGTTACGGACGCGTCCGGTTTCAAGTTGCGGCTTACATCGATGACCTGCCTCCCGGCTCCGGTGGCTTCACGGTATGGCCGGGCAGCCACAGCCGGATCTGGCGCGAGCAGTGGCGGGCCTTTCTCGGAGGCGCAAAGCATATGGACGAACACCTGGCGGGACGCAAGCCCGGCTACAACGATCCGGTAATTCAGCGCATCAAGCGCGATACCCAACCCGTCGATTGCCACGGCCCCGCGGGCACGGCGGTCCTGTGGCACACCAAAATCCTGCACATCGCCGGACAGAATACGTCGACCGACGTCATCCGCCAGGCGACCATCTACGGCTTCTTAAAAACGCCGGAATCCCTGCCGGACTCGCTCATGACGGACCATACAAACATGGATATCTGGCGGGATTGGTCTGATGAGGTGCGGGCTGTTGATGAGCGCAGGCAATGA
- a CDS encoding phytanoyl-CoA dioxygenase family protein, protein MTIGGTMTATAEPTNGTGFTSTPTPMTEEQKFFFDLKGWILVPSVLSETEIEEMKAEVYAAVEPDDKDKNSGFKRGFQGKLANLLDHPAVVGILNEILTEPPFVGDDHYGFRCENSFLMAREPGWESTVKGTGLPHVVRPPQQANAMRYQVQGGKIFAGLTRVVWELEEVRAGFGGTSFLSGSHKAHFNYGGPDRYRPNISESPWEESLYAAMEDYSCPPGSMLVFTESLIHAANDWTNPDNRRCAVFNCYNSIWAQWHRLNLDHEIIDKMPPKRQSLFRGTWQLGGDGNRTYSQDNRSV, encoded by the coding sequence ATGACCATTGGAGGGACCATGACGGCCACAGCCGAACCGACTAACGGCACGGGTTTCACATCGACACCCACCCCCATGACCGAAGAGCAGAAGTTCTTCTTCGACCTGAAGGGCTGGATCCTCGTGCCTTCCGTGCTGTCGGAGACCGAGATCGAGGAGATGAAGGCCGAGGTGTACGCCGCGGTTGAACCGGACGACAAGGACAAGAACAGCGGTTTTAAAAGGGGTTTCCAGGGCAAATTGGCCAACCTGCTCGATCACCCGGCCGTGGTGGGCATTCTCAATGAGATCCTGACCGAGCCGCCCTTCGTGGGGGACGACCACTACGGTTTCCGCTGCGAAAACTCCTTCCTCATGGCGAGGGAACCCGGCTGGGAATCGACCGTCAAGGGCACCGGGCTGCCCCATGTCGTGCGTCCACCGCAACAGGCGAACGCCATGCGCTACCAGGTACAGGGCGGCAAGATCTTCGCGGGACTCACCCGGGTGGTCTGGGAGCTCGAGGAAGTCAGGGCGGGATTCGGCGGCACATCCTTTCTGAGCGGCTCGCACAAGGCCCATTTCAACTACGGCGGCCCGGACCGGTACCGTCCCAACATCAGCGAATCTCCATGGGAGGAAAGTCTCTACGCCGCCATGGAGGATTACAGTTGTCCGCCGGGGTCGATGCTGGTCTTCACCGAAAGCCTGATCCATGCGGCGAACGACTGGACCAATCCGGACAACCGGCGCTGCGCCGTGTTCAACTGCTACAACTCGATCTGGGCGCAGTGGCACCGGCTCAACCTCGACCACGAGATCATCGACAAGATGCCTCCAAAGCGGCAGTCCCTGTTCCGCGGCACGTGGCAACTGGGGGGCGATGGGAATCGCACCTACTCGCAGGACAACCGGTCGGTGTAG
- a CDS encoding mandelate racemase/muconate lactonizing enzyme family protein — translation MPGLILLRIHTDAGAVGHGESYYVPQAVAAVIHDWLARRLLSSDPLSIEHHWRFFYERFSAFGSRGAEMRALSAVDLALWDLLGQASGLPVWQLLGGKAREAVRVYNSCGGPTYGRRPPGAPSEQGWPGHGDIGKPGPLEDNWAAHHAAGDLAEELVAEGYTGMKFWTFDRAYRAHGGSYLPMSTVRECVKPLEEVRKRVGDRIEILLDGHGFFQLPAALRIAEAVRDLNPMWLEDVMRLDNVDTLRDFRDKAGVPLAVSEMYISREDYRHVLERNAADYLMVDPTWVGGISETRRLAEMAQGYNIPAAMHDCTGPLTLFAGIHVATAVPNVVIQESVRAHIRTFYDLLIEPNIVVDHGFARPPEGPGLGTRLRAELFDPSHPGYRISKA, via the coding sequence ATGCCCGGGCTGATCCTGCTGCGGATCCATACCGACGCGGGCGCTGTCGGCCACGGCGAGTCCTACTACGTCCCCCAGGCGGTGGCCGCCGTCATCCATGACTGGCTGGCCCGCCGGCTGCTGAGCAGCGATCCCCTGTCCATCGAACACCACTGGCGATTCTTCTACGAACGATTCAGCGCCTTCGGCTCGCGAGGCGCCGAAATGCGGGCCCTCAGCGCCGTCGACCTGGCCCTCTGGGACCTCCTGGGCCAGGCGAGCGGACTTCCCGTCTGGCAGCTGTTGGGCGGTAAGGCCCGCGAGGCCGTCCGGGTCTACAACAGCTGCGGCGGCCCGACCTATGGACGGCGACCGCCGGGCGCGCCGTCTGAACAGGGCTGGCCGGGCCACGGCGACATCGGCAAACCCGGTCCGCTGGAGGACAACTGGGCCGCCCACCACGCCGCGGGCGACCTGGCGGAGGAACTGGTGGCGGAAGGGTACACGGGCATGAAGTTCTGGACCTTCGACCGTGCCTACCGGGCCCACGGGGGCAGCTATCTGCCCATGTCCACGGTCCGGGAATGCGTCAAGCCCCTGGAGGAGGTGCGCAAGCGCGTGGGCGACCGGATCGAGATCCTCCTGGACGGACACGGATTCTTCCAGCTTCCCGCCGCCCTTCGCATCGCCGAGGCCGTGCGTGACCTTAACCCGATGTGGCTCGAGGACGTGATGCGGCTGGACAACGTAGACACACTCCGGGACTTTCGCGACAAGGCGGGCGTGCCCCTGGCGGTCAGCGAGATGTACATCAGCCGGGAGGACTACCGCCATGTACTGGAGAGAAACGCCGCCGACTACCTCATGGTCGATCCCACCTGGGTGGGCGGCATCAGCGAGACGCGGCGGCTGGCCGAGATGGCCCAGGGCTACAACATCCCGGCGGCGATGCACGACTGTACCGGCCCGCTTACGCTGTTTGCCGGTATCCACGTCGCCACGGCCGTGCCCAACGTCGTCATCCAGGAGTCCGTCCGAGCCCACATCAGGACCTTCTACGACCTGCTCATCGAGCCCAACATCGTTGTGGATCACGGTTTTGCGCGACCACCGGAAGGACCGGGCCTGGGTACCCGCCTGCGGGCTGAACTTTTCGATCCCAGTCACCCGGGTTATCGTATCAGCAAGGCGTAG
- a CDS encoding phytanoyl-CoA dioxygenase family protein, which produces MLKVDILEASEIECAASIFHRDGFVCVANPLDEEQFALNRAGAERVMAEQEAEHGREKMNRGFARHSFGSQVHNWEWCILIDLPTILPIIDAIWGSDDYTCTGAGGDYSLPGAKIQHLHSDRNADLFNDPLGRVTHQDVPAPFIVINFTMVEFTVENGAIRFIPGTHRSRAPIPSLEEEPEWMRTNHLCAPANTAVIRDVRCWHGGTANQSDMKRPMTSVGFHAPWHRAVEEKSLPREHYDRLTARGQRLCRHLVKEG; this is translated from the coding sequence ATGTTAAAAGTCGATATACTTGAAGCGAGCGAGATCGAGTGCGCCGCTTCGATTTTCCACCGGGACGGCTTCGTCTGCGTGGCGAATCCCCTGGACGAGGAGCAATTCGCCCTTAACCGGGCGGGCGCCGAGCGCGTGATGGCGGAGCAGGAAGCCGAGCATGGACGCGAGAAGATGAACCGGGGCTTCGCGCGCCACTCCTTCGGCAGCCAGGTGCACAACTGGGAATGGTGCATCCTGATCGATCTGCCCACGATCCTGCCGATCATAGACGCGATCTGGGGGAGCGACGATTACACCTGCACTGGTGCGGGCGGCGACTACTCCCTGCCCGGCGCGAAGATCCAGCACCTGCACTCCGACCGGAACGCCGACCTCTTCAACGATCCCCTGGGGCGCGTAACCCACCAGGACGTCCCGGCGCCTTTCATCGTCATCAACTTCACCATGGTGGAATTCACCGTGGAGAACGGCGCCATCCGGTTCATTCCCGGCACCCACCGGTCCCGCGCGCCGATCCCTTCGCTCGAAGAGGAACCGGAATGGATGCGCACGAACCATCTCTGCGCGCCGGCGAATACGGCCGTCATCCGCGACGTGCGCTGCTGGCACGGGGGCACGGCGAATCAATCGGACATGAAACGGCCCATGACAAGCGTGGGCTTCCACGCGCCCTGGCACCGGGCCGTCGAAGAGAAGTCTCTGCCGCGGGAGCATTACGACCGGCTGACCGCGCGGGGCCAGCGGCTGTGCAGGCATCTCGTGAAGGAGGGGTGA